GTGaaacaaacataatatatagttCTAATTATTCCAACAAAGACACAGTCACCACTAAGACAAACATTCAAAGTAATAGTTCTAGTATGAGTTCGGATGAAGTAGCTATTGAAACTTCATTCTCGAATTACTCGGAAAATGAGGAGGAAGACGTTCCTCTtactattgatttaaaatactatgATGAGGATCCTAATCAAATTAAAACCAACCCCAGAGTCATTCACTCAAGTAATAATCGTAGATCTAGTGAGGATAAATCAAACAGTATTACCCATTCAACGGAaccagaaaaatttaattcgaCGAAAGACATTGTGAGTGAGGGTTTGTCTAAAGGTGAAAATTATGAACAACCAATAGCTCTCCTTCTTCCACCACCGCCTCAATCTGATGACGACACTTTTATCATCAAGGGTCCTCTAAAGATGGCCAATACTCAGAGTAATTCATCAGAGTTATTCCAAGATGATAAATCTTATCTTCAGAGAATGAGTCTTAtctatgaaaaagaaagaatttctAAAGCAGAAGAACtacaaaaaagagaattagCATTGAATGTAGCAATTAATCGGGAATCTATAATCAAACTTATTGAAGAACAATTACATAGGTATTCCAAAATTGTATTGGTTTTTCAACtctcttgtttcttttttaggTTATGGAAGTCAATAACGAAAGAAACTTTTGAAGATATTGTAAACAAGATTTCTCAAGAAGGATTCCTTCATTCGAGTCCTCGTATATTAATAGATATACTTTACGTTGCTGTTAAGGCTGAAAAGAGTAGTGCATTCAGTGAGCCCCCTCAGCCCCATATGCTTGGTTCACCTGTATTGACgatcaagcaaaaaaaaattatcgcaCTGATTCATGCTCTTGATGAAAAATCCGAATTTTCTGGCTTTATCGGCAATGAAttcatacaatatttatattattctttgataGGAAAAGGTAGAATGGCTCAAGTTTTGAAGTTGTTTGAGGTTCTTAATCTCGTAAGGATCTACATTTCATTGGCTAGGTTGAAAGGTCAAGAAGAAAGAGTAAAAACTTTTATGTATgatgtaacattttttaataattcgaGAATGCAcgcaattatatataatatcgtACTCACTTGGCCGGACTTATTTACGTGGACTGGTGATGGAGGGGGTGAGAGTGCAGATCCCATTTTGGAAGCAACTGTTTGGATTATCTATAATACTGGACCGGCTACAGGAGCATCAGACTTTAAAGTACATGATTGTCGAAGATCCCTACAAAGTCGTTGTGGTCTCATTAGTCCTTATTCAACAGGGATCGAATTGGTACAAAAATTGATACAACGGGTCACATCTGAACCCTCTAATAGAATCTTAAAACACTCCACTGTAAAAGCATTTCTCATAATTTCTAAATCTAAAGATTATAAATGGTGCACAAACAATCTAGTCAATCCCTTGCTTCAGCTATTATCTGAAGAAaactcaaattattttcataaatcagGAGGTTTAATGCCATGGGTCGTGGAATCCATTGGTGAGATTTCTAGAATCTATCCTGCAGACGAAAGAACCCATTTGGAAGATGTTTTTAATCCCATCAAATCCCTATTAGAAAATCATGATATCAATCCACTGCTTGAAACTGCTTGCATTAAATGTCTCATTAGACTTGGCCACCATTTACAAGTTAGAATTAGAGTACAAATTTctagtgttggatttgagtcAACATTTTTGAGTTCCAGTAATACAATATTGAGTCAAATTTGAGTAAAGATATCAGACAAAGagaagtattttattcattgaattgataaaGTCTCAACACATAAATCCGTGGGACTGCCACAATAATACGGCAATCAAtcattactaattaaataatgtaggACATTTTCTAAAGTATTAATTTGCATAATTGGAAGTCATTTCCAAAAGTTGTATCTATATAATCAAaacaaagtaaattaatttagcTGTTGCTTACATTGTTATAAACATCTCAGACACATTATATATCTGCCTTTTgtagtaattataaaattaaaaaaacagaaaaactaGGTTCTAATTaggctaaaataaaaatgcccCGCAAAAAACagactaatttataaaaaattactcaatacAATAGCTACAATAATCTACCCGAatattttcgtttaaaaaaaaaatgatatttcaagtCAGAGCTCCATAATACTTATATTGCTATGGTTTTTAGTAATACTTCAATCCAAGACtacaaatttggaaaatgaatAACTAATGAATtgcactaatttttttattatttcagtatCAGTCTGTAAAGTTCCTTTCATCTTGGTCACCAAAGTTCCCCATTGATGACGAAATTCAGATATTGATTCAAAACTTCCTTGGCACAAGAGCACATGAATTCGTACATAAGCAAATGAAATTTGCACGACCTGCTTTAAATCtatcaaagaaaagaaaacgaaTATAATGTTAGGCTTTacccaaatataaaatttaccgATAATAACTCATTTTAAGATCACattttacgtttttttaaaatattttttcaatgatatctAGACatctttaaagtatttattcaacaattttgtataagtttttCATTGGAGCGTTTGCACTCAGGTTAATTATTATCCTccaagaaaattatattgaatcaaTATTCAGGAACACATTGTAACCTAGGACATTTTCGATCATGTATGTTGAAAGTTATCTAACATTGGAGGGCAAATCATAGGtatcttttcctttttgaaaaagagagaataattattttttataatttcaattatggAAAATGGCGAAGGagtaatgaataatatacaagatctaaaattttaaattagactaTGCTCACTTGATGATGAAATAAAACGCATGATAGAATTAActtagaaaaatagaaataacgAAATTTCATCTaaatagacatttaaaaaaacatgaaaaatgatacaaaaacaatttccaaATAGTTATCGTAAGAGTTTAATAAATGGATATGAtgattcaatttgaaatgaaaacaaattaaagaGTATTGGAGAAATTTGACATTACATCGGGATTTAATTTTTACAGAATGAAAATGAGAGTAATTAACCTGAATGAAACAAGGAGAAAAGAATCATCACAGCCACtagattcataaaaaaatagtttttaacatAGCATGAATtacataaagtaattattttaatatggaGAGGTCTAAAATGAGATCcattttactataaaacgcaCAAGGagggaaagagagagagagagagataattGGAGGGGGGGAACTCCAATTTAGAGAGAAGAAATACAAGTAGAATCTATTCAAAGACCATGACACAACAAGACATAAGTTAGTCAATCCTGGCAGTTAAGTTTTTCTTCTTAAGAAGCCTCTCCGGATTAATTCTCAAGATTTTTTCCCACTTGACCTGCGGAGATTCATTCGTTGCAATACCATTTTCaaccaatttaattttctcttgaTGTTTTGATATACTTGGATCATTCTTTTTATTAGAACTACTCGGTGCCTTTTTCTTGGCGTGTGATGACTTAAAAATCTCACCATCAATTATCAGTGACTTGAGATCATCCTCACTCGATTTACATCTCAATCTATGAGATGACCTCGTTGGAAGTTTACGACTTTTTTTACTTGATGTAGGTGTAGGTGCAGGTAATTTAGGGTGTGGGTTGGAAGgtgttttattgtaaataagcTCAGCATCGTTTTGCACAGAAATTCGTCTAGTGTATTTAGGTTTTAAAGAGCTTTTATTCCGAATCTTATTAGGTCCAGACATGAGATTTTGAACACTAACAGAAGGAATATTTGAACGTGCTGAACtgtaatttcttttctttttagattttGGTGGCCGATACTCTTCATGACTGGAATCAGAATCGGTATCAAGATCATCAAAGTCAAAATCATCATCAGAAGGTTCAGGAGTGATTGGAACATCTACTTCAATAGACACACGTTTGGCTCTCATATTGATGACATCTTCCATAGCTGGTGTAAGGGGATTTGGAGTCAAATCCATCCATTGATTGGCGTGCttggaattactttttttaccctaaaaaaaaaaaattaaatgtggtCGTGTGCTTGGAGCTAAGATTCGACAATAATGATATTACAGTGAGATGTTGAAGCTGTTGTTGCCAATTCAATTGTTCCCTTTCATGTTCACGTTCctctattttttgaattaatgcaAGCATAGCTGGAGTTGGATTTTTGAGGGACTCTTTCTGACGTAGTTCTTCAACAGTTTTCCTTTGAAGGGCTAGGGGGCTTTCATCTTCGGCTTCAGAATTTCGTGACGCTTGACGAATGAGCATTTCAGGATCTGAACACAATACTCTCTCCCAACACCACTCCCCGCCATCAATACAAGATGACGATGAAGGAGCAGTTGATCTAGTAGAATGAATTGCCGAAGTTGAAAAAATAGAGTCTGGCGTGTCCACCAAAGGAGGAGACGCAGTAGGGGAAGGATGAACTGTTACAGACTTTCCAGCCTTGCGTTGATTGTGAAGCTCTAATTCTACatcattaaatgatatttttctcctACGTGCTTtctggaagtaaaaaaaaagatatgctATTTAACAAAGCCTAACTAAATTCCTATTAGAcgaaggaaaaaagaaacaaaaaactagTGGATctcaaatcattaataaaataaaaagatgacgCACATTGAACGAAATTGGAGTaaaaatttcatctttatttaaaattataaggatattttacattaaagttACTAGTGGATAGTGAAATACCCATCTCAGAGATCCAATggtttttcatataattatacaagatattcaaaatatatttattatttaaaagggtTTTAAGTAATGAGagtttaatatttggatttttttaaagcttgttTCCTTTTCTGCATTATTGCAAGCATTGCTGGAGTCGGATTGTCAAATTCATCATCCTTGTCATCAGTTCCTTTTTTTGAACTACTTCTACTTCTAGACTTTTTATTTCCATTAGACGAATCGTCAGCCAATGCTTTTTTAGCAGCTTTTTTTGCCTTGTTGACAAAGGACTCCATTCCATCATCCTCTTCATCAGTGGAATATGCATCAATCGGCTTTCTAGCT
The Lepeophtheirus salmonis chromosome 10, UVic_Lsal_1.4, whole genome shotgun sequence DNA segment above includes these coding regions:
- the LOC121125246 gene encoding uncharacterized protein isoform X1; protein product: MASKSMILMLKNKIQKIDELLTEVSDKDEELARNRIEIAQLREIISHNDVSSIHELQNKIRQYETQSSHQLKEIHQLKSSRISDLASKNEEIHNLCAEVSSLKTQNGNKSQEISNLKAGRNEINVLKSEISILREELKRITNENSILKSSQLEIKKLESNISSLSNEIERKNTKIIDLESELGSSSLLMSSNSRMKVKNGKPFDMDFIQNINKKLILLRSKMSLVLEESRSQTTKQSAMNEEKLSWNLNELNGELSSINDKATKINTMMTSLMDVDGETEASILKLKNQNKDLNMKLKHEISRSNELNAQLISLNRRVKYSLQSRSPSELVCVSVQTDNIPPRVLSPSLKVKKTIIEEATSSFTPNVKVSFLPGAFQKRKIMLITKKSPIMTDDLPPMLHTNYLFSNFSCSESTSKDKINSILEKRIDERSSSLKNRVSLFKASRKEKVNNLFSCSSSSDGEPSPKKSKNASNLTPLGKSSFKRAEISVNRTKLSEIDKKKLLQKTVKPAQSPHAIRTTRPFGRLPPSLIGPNQSASETSNLKSSNVFKKSPTKSETNIIYSSNYSNKDTVTTKTNIQSNSSSMSSDEVAIETSFSNYSENEEEDVPLTIDLKYYDEDPNQIKTNPRVIHSSNNRRSSEDKSNSITHSTEPEKFNSTKDIVSEGLSKGENYEQPIALLLPPPPQSDDDTFIIKGPLKMANTQSNSSELFQDDKSYLQRMSLIYEKERISKAEELQKRELALNVAINRESIIKLIEEQLHRLWKSITKETFEDIVNKISQEGFLHSSPRILIDILYVAVKAEKSSAFSEPPQPHMLGSPVLTIKQKKIIALIHALDEKSEFSGFIGNEFIQYLYYSLIGKGRMAQVLKLFEVLNLVRIYISLARLKGQEERVKTFMYDVTFFNNSRMHAIIYNIVLTWPDLFTWTGDGGGESADPILEATVWIIYNTGPATGASDFKVHDCRRSLQSRCGLISPYSTGIELVQKLIQRVTSEPSNRILKHSTVKAFLIISKSKDYKWCTNNLVNPLLQLLSEENSNYFHKSGGLMPWVVESIGEISRIYPADERTHLEDVFNPIKSLLENHDINPLLETACIKCLIRLGHHLQYQSVKFLSSWSPKFPIDDEIQILIQNFLGTRAHEFVHKQMKFARPALNLSKKRKRI
- the LOC121125247 gene encoding uncharacterized protein isoform X2; translated protein: MDAYKKEHGIKDIGIPCFRGKGLHTYKGQSYRFLIIDRYGKDLQKIFQTGRKIFAPKAAYNLAIRCMDALEYIHSQGYVHNDLKAQNLLLGHGRTKENDVFLVDFGLVSKYKVNGVHLEYKPDARRAHDGTIEYTSRDAHIGAHSRRSDLEILGYNLVHWMSGNLPWMSNLTNPVYVHTQKKGFMSDIPSFLRNCFGDNTDYPDVLEQFLNYTVSLEFDTKPDYDYCRSLFKDELRRLRLPSDGKIDFSATSRDKKQKKARRRKISFNDVELELHNQRKAGKSVTVHPSPTASPPLVDTPDSIFSTSAIHSTRSTAPSSSSCIDGGEWCWERVLCSDPEMLIRQASRNSEAEDESPLALQRKTVEELRQKESLKNPTPAMLALIQKIEEREHEREQLNWQQQLQHLTGKKSNSKHANQWMDLTPNPLTPAMEDVINMRAKRVSIEVDVPITPEPSDDDFDFDDLDTDSDSSHEEYRPPKSKKKRNYSSARSNIPSVSVQNLMSGPNKIRNKSSLKPKYTRRISVQNDAELIYNKTPSNPHPKLPAPTPTSSKKSRKLPTRSSHRLRCKSSEDDLKSLIIDGEIFKSSHAKKKAPSSSNKKNDPSISKHQEKIKLVENGIATNESPQVKWEKILRINPERLLKKKNLTARID
- the LOC121125246 gene encoding uncharacterized protein isoform X2, with the translated sequence MSSNSRMKVKNGKPFDMDFIQNINKKLILLRSKMSLVLEESRSQTTKQSAMNEEKLSWNLNELNGELSSINDKATKINTMMTSLMDVDGETEASILKLKNQNKDLNMKLKHEISRSNELNAQLISLNRRVKYSLQSRSPSELVCVSVQTDNIPPRVLSPSLKVKKTIIEEATSSFTPNVKVSFLPGAFQKRKIMLITKKSPIMTDDLPPMLHTNYLFSNFSCSESTSKDKINSILEKRIDERSSSLKNRVSLFKASRKEKVNNLFSCSSSSDGEPSPKKSKNASNLTPLGKSSFKRAEISVNRTKLSEIDKKKLLQKTVKPAQSPHAIRTTRPFGRLPPSLIGPNQSASETSNLKSSNVFKKSPTKSETNIIYSSNYSNKDTVTTKTNIQSNSSSMSSDEVAIETSFSNYSENEEEDVPLTIDLKYYDEDPNQIKTNPRVIHSSNNRRSSEDKSNSITHSTEPEKFNSTKDIVSEGLSKGENYEQPIALLLPPPPQSDDDTFIIKGPLKMANTQSNSSELFQDDKSYLQRMSLIYEKERISKAEELQKRELALNVAINRESIIKLIEEQLHRLWKSITKETFEDIVNKISQEGFLHSSPRILIDILYVAVKAEKSSAFSEPPQPHMLGSPVLTIKQKKIIALIHALDEKSEFSGFIGNEFIQYLYYSLIGKGRMAQVLKLFEVLNLVRIYISLARLKGQEERVKTFMYDVTFFNNSRMHAIIYNIVLTWPDLFTWTGDGGGESADPILEATVWIIYNTGPATGASDFKVHDCRRSLQSRCGLISPYSTGIELVQKLIQRVTSEPSNRILKHSTVKAFLIISKSKDYKWCTNNLVNPLLQLLSEENSNYFHKSGGLMPWVVESIGEISRIYPADERTHLEDVFNPIKSLLENHDINPLLETACIKCLIRLGHHLQYQSVKFLSSWSPKFPIDDEIQILIQNFLGTRAHEFVHKQMKFARPALNLSKKRKRI
- the LOC121125247 gene encoding serine/threonine-protein kinase VRK1 isoform X1; the protein is MPPKASKRKATNGYRLPDPIPKGEIFADGKTRWRIGKSIGVGGFGEIYLCSNETENEVKDNATHVMKVEPSENGPLFVEMHFYVRAATPNNMDAYKKEHGIKDIGIPCFRGKGLHTYKGQSYRFLIIDRYGKDLQKIFQTGRKIFAPKAAYNLAIRCMDALEYIHSQGYVHNDLKAQNLLLGHGRTKENDVFLVDFGLVSKYKVNGVHLEYKPDARRAHDGTIEYTSRDAHIGAHSRRSDLEILGYNLVHWMSGNLPWMSNLTNPVYVHTQKKGFMSDIPSFLRNCFGDNTDYPDVLEQFLNYTVSLEFDTKPDYDYCRSLFKDELRRLRLPSDGKIDFSATSRDKKQKKARRRKISFNDVELELHNQRKAGKSVTVHPSPTASPPLVDTPDSIFSTSAIHSTRSTAPSSSSCIDGGEWCWERVLCSDPEMLIRQASRNSEAEDESPLALQRKTVEELRQKESLKNPTPAMLALIQKIEEREHEREQLNWQQQLQHLTGKKSNSKHANQWMDLTPNPLTPAMEDVINMRAKRVSIEVDVPITPEPSDDDFDFDDLDTDSDSSHEEYRPPKSKKKRNYSSARSNIPSVSVQNLMSGPNKIRNKSSLKPKYTRRISVQNDAELIYNKTPSNPHPKLPAPTPTSSKKSRKLPTRSSHRLRCKSSEDDLKSLIIDGEIFKSSHAKKKAPSSSNKKNDPSISKHQEKIKLVENGIATNESPQVKWEKILRINPERLLKKKNLTARID